One Halobacterium wangiae genomic window, GGTCCTCGGGTGCCTTCGCCACCTTCGCGTAGCCGCCGAACAGTTCGTCGGCGCCTTGGCCCAGCGCGAGGCGGTCGAAGCCGTCTGCGGCGGCCCGCCGTGCGACCAGGTACAGCGGGAGCGCGATCTGGACGTCCATCGCGTTCGTCCGTCCGATGGCGCGGGACACCTCGGGCACCGCGTCCTCGATCTCCGAGAGCGTCACCTCGTGGACGTGCAGGTCGTCCTCGCGCCCCATCGCGGCGGCGGATTCCCGGGCCGCGTCGATGTCCGCGCTCCCATCGAAGCCGACGACGTACAGCGGTGCGTCGAGGTGCGCGGCGACGAGCGCGGAGTCGACGCCGCCGGAGAACGCGACTGCCAGCCCGTCGTCGTCCACGTCGTCGAGTGCGTTCCCGATCGCCTCGCGGACGCGCTCGACGGGTCGCTCGTCGTCCACCGCCGGGTCGGGGAGCGTCCAGACCCGCCGGGTCTCGCCGGACTCGTAGACGTGTCCCGCCGGGAGGAGTGTCGGATTCCGGAGGGGCTCCGGGTCGTGGCTCCACTCCCCGTCGTCGTAGTAACAGAGTTCGCGCCCCAGCACGTCCCGGACGAGTCGGCCGTCCGGCAGTCGACCGGCGAACCCCGCGGTTCCCGGGAGTGGGTCGCCGGATTCGAGCGCCGACGCGACGGACTCCGGGGCCGCCCCGCGCATCAGAAGAACTCCGCGAACCGGTTGCGCACGCGGCGTTTCGCGCCGCCGGCGGCCTGCCGGAAGCTGATGTGCCACGGGGTGCGCTTGCCCTCCACGCTCGTCTCGCCGCGGCGAATCGCGTCCAGGATCGCGGACAGCGACCGTTCGTCGGCGCCGACGCGCGTGACCGCCTGCCCTACCATCTCCGCGATGTGGGCGTCGCTCCCCGCGGTCATCGGGACGCGGCGGTCGAGTGCGAACTCTTCGGCCTGCCGGTTCGCGCGCCCGGTGAGCAGCCGCGAGTTGTACACCTCGATGGCGTCCGCCGACGCGAGTTCGTCCCGCGAGATGTTCCCCGCGACGCCGCTCCGGGAGGACTGGAAGGGGTGGGGGACGACGGCGATGCCGCCGCGGTCCCGGATCTCGTCGAGTGTCTCCACGAACGGGAGTCCGGACGGGACTGCCTCGTGGACCCCGATCGCAAGCACGTGGCCGTCCGCGCTCGTCACCTCCATCCCGGGGATGCCGACGAGGTCGTACTTCGGTGCGAGGTCGGCGGCCCGCAGACTCGCCGCGATCTCGTCGTGGTCCGTGACCGCGAGCGCGTCCATACCCACCGCCTGCGCCTGCTCCAGCAGCATCTCGACGGGGTCCCGGCCGTCGTGGGAGAGCTCGGAGTGGGTGTGCAGTTCGACGGACAGCACGGGACGCAGTTGTCGGGGGGTCGGCAAAAGCGCCCCGGTCCGCACCGCCATCGCCGGACCGCCGACCGGCGTTACACGAGCGTGCACATAGAAACGACTAAACTCGCGCAGAAGAATCAAGAAGGTGAATGCCACTCGCCGACTCGGACCGCCGTCTGGTCGAAGCCGAACTCGGCCGCGACCCCACGCCCGCGGAGGTCGCGCTCTTCGAGAACCTCTGGAGCGAACACTGCGCATACCGCTCCTCGCGCCCGCTGTTGTCCGCCTTCGACAGCGAGAGCGAGGACGTCGTCGTCGGCCCCGGCGACGACGCCGCGGTCGTCTCGGTGACCGACGACCTGTTCCTCACGTTCGGCGTCGAGAGCCACAACCACCCCTCCTACGTCGACCCGTACGACGGCGCCGCCACCGGCGTCGGCGGCATCGTCCGGGACACGCTGTCGATGGGCGCCTACCCCATTGCGCTCGCGGACTCCCTCTACTTCGGCGGCTTCGACCGCGAGCACTCCCGGTACCTCCTGGAGGGCGTCGTCGAGGGGATCAGCGACTACGGCAACGCCATCGGCGTGCCGACGGTCGCCGGGTCCAC contains:
- a CDS encoding asparagine synthase C-terminal domain-containing protein codes for the protein MRGAAPESVASALESGDPLPGTAGFAGRLPDGRLVRDVLGRELCYYDDGEWSHDPEPLRNPTLLPAGHVYESGETRRVWTLPDPAVDDERPVERVREAIGNALDDVDDDGLAVAFSGGVDSALVAAHLDAPLYVVGFDGSADIDAARESAAAMGREDDLHVHEVTLSEIEDAVPEVSRAIGRTNAMDVQIALPLYLVARRAAADGFDRLALGQGADELFGGYAKVAKAPEDPRVAADTVRGARREVLATLPDQLERDVRALRAAGVEPVTPLLHDDVVRAALARSGEWLVSGDVRKRALREAARAWLPNAVADREKKAVQYGSLVAREVDRLARQAGFKRRMDDHVTKYVESRR
- a CDS encoding PHP domain-containing protein, encoding MLSVELHTHSELSHDGRDPVEMLLEQAQAVGMDALAVTDHDEIAASLRAADLAPKYDLVGIPGMEVTSADGHVLAIGVHEAVPSGLPFVETLDEIRDRGGIAVVPHPFQSSRSGVAGNISRDELASADAIEVYNSRLLTGRANRQAEEFALDRRVPMTAGSDAHIAEMVGQAVTRVGADERSLSAILDAIRRGETSVEGKRTPWHISFRQAAGGAKRRVRNRFAEFF